The genomic interval aacagctttgaaTAAATAGCGTTATTATCACCTATAATATCTGCGATGCCAAGGCCGAGCTCGCTGACCGTGGAGTCTGTCGGAAGCTCCACGTCTCTTCTCATCAGCaggaggcgaggaggaggaaCCTTCAAGATGACCGACAGCTGCCTCACCACTTCACTTAATGGAGTCGACTGAAAGACAGACCAGATCAAATGGTCTTAATGAGTGATCACAGCCTCTGCTGCATGTCTGTATATGATTTTAcacgtttttgtgtgtgtgtgtgtgtgtgtgaaggctcTGTGTACATACCGACAGCACCGGGATCTTGTGGATTTCTGTTCGGCAGCGGACCTTCAGGGGGATCTCCCTGACCGACGAGCTGTACGGGGAACCCTGCACTTCAGAGTTTGTGTTCAAGATGacgacatcatcatcatttaggTTCATTATGATGACATCCTCATCACCTGGAGACTGGGGGCCTCGCCTCGACCTTCTGTCCTGAGGttcaggagagaggagggagtttACCGCCTGGAGCTTTCTGTCGATCTCGCTGAgggacacaaaaaacacaacaggctTCAACTTAAACTCTGAGCATTATTCCATTTATAAACTGTGCCTGTTAAACGCATTAGAGGCTTAAGAAGCTTCTTCTTATCATTCAAAATACTATAATTATATTTTTCTGGAACTAAAAGTAGAGTGCCTCAAATCCAAAATTGACAGGGGGTTGCATATATCAAAAACTTTTTCGGGCACAATACAATAACCCTTAATTAACCCAGAGGTGGTGCTATAATtatcaatatatttttatgcAATTATCTCTGCTCCAATGTTcttcaaaagttttttttcttatcaagtAAATGACCAAAAAACATCCAAGTGCTAGAGACCTGCTCGGATGTCTCTCTGCTTCTAACTTTAGGTTTTATTATCGAGAGTCCTCGTTCACCTGATCTTCTTCAGGAACTGTTTCGAGTGTTTGTTGACCGGACTgtctggaggagaaggagaatgGCAGCGGACTGCTTCTCTGTAATAAAAGATGGAGGCTGTTGTGAACGAATTCATTTAGGACAGAGACATGTGCCTGTACCTGATGTCACTTCAGGTTGTAAATCCACTCTCTGACCACTTACGGCTGCGTCTTCTCCTCTATATGTTccgtttcctcctcctcctcctcctcctcagactcaCTCAAGGTGGTGATGGTTGCCGCCGGCCCTTGAGATGAAAACTCTGACCACAAACTCTCATCTGCACCGTCGTATGGGGGGAGATAGACAGAATTAACCTTCTAGGATTGAAATCAAACGCTGCTTTCATCTATGCTTGCTTAAAAACgtacctgtttttttctgctcagtTAGCACGGCTTTCATCGGCTTCAGCTGCAGACTGCTGCTAACCTGCGCACAAAACCACTCAATTACAAATTATGCAGTTAAAAACAATAATCCCTACTGCATCTTCCAAAGAGTTACAAACCGCTTCATGGGACTGAACTAGAGTTAAAGGAcaaaatatggtttcaaaagCATCAAATCCATCAATACAAACTGTCATCCATCAGCAGTGCAAACCCGAACATGTACTTGTGTTATTCTTTGCCCGCTGCCTGTTTGTTTACCTTGCTTGAGTAGACGGGTACAGGGATGATCGCTGAAGGGTCGAGGATGCGTCTGCGTTTGGGTCGCGGTTTCAAAGCTTGAATGTCGCTGTCAGACATctggagagcagagacacagGAAGGGATGAGCTGCACTCCGCTGGTGCTGATATATGAACATGAATGGTGTCTGACGTGTGTTTGATTTGGGGGTAGGAAAGTGGcactttaaattgttttgtgtAAAATCTTCCCCTACAAATCTGATACTGTCCCTCAGACAGCAACCCCCATCAACCCTTAAAGTGGCCCTCAAGTCAATTTTGACACATCAATTaagtggaaacatgaagaaaacatgacaaaatctgccatgaaatcatgaaaaccagaaatatgtccataataatatttgatcactggtatatgttgagttaaatttgagacataatcgactgtaatcgtttttgtattctacaatttggcccctctggcagtgagaattaaatgaatgtggccccttgctgtcaccaaagttgcccatccctgagtTAGACGATGCAATAGTTTTGGATGtcttgaaatctttttttttctctctaaataaatcaaaacacaaaaccgcaacaacaaaaaaaaaaaattacaggatgaagatttttcacaataacacatttttctaaACATACCAGGCACACGTTTAGTGCCTGATGTGGGGATGGCATGTGGTACTGAAGTGTCTGAAATTCCTGGGACATAGGTTAACTCCTTAAGGATGTGAGGACCACATCTGGACAAGAGATTGGAtttgtgacctgtgttgtcctttgagtttatgacatGCATATATCTAAGCTATCTAAACCCCCACAGTTGCATAGAGAGGGGTGGTCCTGAAAAGCAGGTGTCCatatgttgttctcctgtgaggTGTGTCCTTAAGTACCAGAGTTTCTGTATGTTCGCGAGAGATCATTATTTGGCTTCATGACTCTCCTGGGCAGACGTGTTCTGTGATCCTGCAActtgttaataaacaattttgtttaaaagcaagtcaggtttcaacggcgaatttcttcatcatcaaacatatcaacaactgAGGAAACCACATCAGTACCTTCAGTCAGTGGTCAGTAAGCTAGGATCGATGTGAATAGTCtacaaataatattaaaaacaccTCCACGTATAAAGCAACACAggcagacagcacacacacacactacagtcCCTGAACTAACCACTGGTTTTAAACAACAAGAACTGGACTTTAACGTTAATATTATAAGGCTGCATTGCTTTTAGCTAAGTAGCAGCATACGTAAAGTGTAAACAAAGGCTGACATTAACTTTAAGAAAGCTAGCTGAACCGTATCCAGCTTTGTGATCATTAACAGTCGAGCATTactctttgtttactttcattcAGAGCTAGCTTTGTAGCTCGTCATAATAGATATTATCATGTTTGCAGTGCAGTTAAAAAGTGATTATTATACTGATAGAAActgaaagtgaaacaaaaaaggaCACAAAGGGGCAATTAGTGTCGCCAACAACTCGATTCACTgactaaatgttatttttttgttattaattaTCTCtgattaaatcacattttacgGATTAAACGACCGAGCTAACGTTTTACCTCTTATGCTAGTTGGGTTAAGCACAGAGTAGTTTTATCTGTTCAAGTGGCTTCACGCCCAAAGTGCTCTCAATCTGCGAGGAGTAACTTTGTTTTGAACGCCACAGCACTTCTTTTAAGAGCTCCTGAGCGGataaagaggtttttaattGATAAACAGCGGCAGATCTGACAATCAATCACTCACCGGTTCAGCCATGACTATTTCTTTTCCGCGCGCTGCTGCTACGTTCACGGACCGTGGGACATAATCGTTCACGAACGGATACAGCGTTGCTTTCAAGTACAACAGAAACGCGAAACACTACATTGAAACAACCGTTTTTCAATTTCAGTGAAAATAGATAATTGaactatacttttttttttcttttaaatcatt from Labrus mixtus chromosome 20, fLabMix1.1, whole genome shotgun sequence carries:
- the nfatc2ip gene encoding NFATC2-interacting protein isoform X2 — protein: MSDSDIQALKPRPKRRRILDPSAIIPVPVYSSKVSSSLQLKPMKAVLTEQKKTDESLWSEFSSQGPAATITTLSESEEEEEEEETEHIEEKTQPEAVRCHSPSPPDSPVNKHSKQFLKKISEIDRKLQAVNSLLSPEPQDRRSRRGPQSPGDEDVIIMNLNDDDVVILNTNSEVQGSPYSSSVREIPLKVRCRTEIHKIPVLSSTPLSEVVRQLSVILKVPPPRLLLMRRDVELPTDSTVSELGLGIADIIECDVMAAEEQSEAGSSSSSITVRLQSKDRDASQEFTLHRDAPLGSVFSLYMSNMSAIDQRKVRFHFDGSKVTNIQTPAQLDMEDGDIIEVWI
- the nfatc2ip gene encoding NFATC2-interacting protein isoform X1; the protein is MAEPMSDSDIQALKPRPKRRRILDPSAIIPVPVYSSKVSSSLQLKPMKAVLTEQKKTDESLWSEFSSQGPAATITTLSESEEEEEEEETEHIEEKTQPEAVRCHSPSPPDSPVNKHSKQFLKKISEIDRKLQAVNSLLSPEPQDRRSRRGPQSPGDEDVIIMNLNDDDVVILNTNSEVQGSPYSSSVREIPLKVRCRTEIHKIPVLSSTPLSEVVRQLSVILKVPPPRLLLMRRDVELPTDSTVSELGLGIADIIECDVMAAEEQSEAGSSSSSITVRLQSKDRDASQEFTLHRDAPLGSVFSLYMSNMSAIDQRKVRFHFDGSKVTNIQTPAQLDMEDGDIIEVWI